CTCTGGAAGCCACTTGTTTGCATGTGTTGCAGAGGACGTGGAGACAAGTAAGGCTACCATTGAGCTTTCCAGGCGGTTCCATTTCATCAAGCCCTGCGTCGGGATCCATCCATGGAATATTGCTCGTTCAAGCGTTGAAGAGGCGAGGAGCCTCATGGAGATAGCTGTTTCAAACAATATTGAGTGCTTAGGTGAGGTGGGGCTTGACTCTAGGTTTGTCCCGGAGACGCTTCCACGTCAACGAGAGGTTTTCAAAATCTTCCTAGATTATGCCAGGGAGTACGATCTAGTCCTGAACCTTCACACAGCTGGGACGCACAGGGAGGTGTTCCAAATGCTTAAAACATGGCGGGTTGAGAAAGCATATTTCCACTGGTATACTGGCCCCGAGGATCTTATCAAGGAGTTGATAGATAGCGGGTATTTTATCGGTGTAAACCCTTCATGGAAGATCCAGGAGAAGCATTACAGGATAATCTCCAAAACCCCGTTAAGCAACTTGTTAACAGAGAGTGATGCTCCATACCAGTATAAAAGCCTTAGCTTAAACCCCGAGCTGATCAGTGATTCGTTAGACCTTTTAGCAAGGCTTCACAACCTGGATAGAGAAATCGTTGAGGAAAAGATTGAGGAAAATTTTAGGAGACTCTTCACGCGGTGACGATTGCGCCCTGGTTTTGAGTACTCAGTACACTGTCCTTTAGCGATGCAAAGACGAGGATTCCTTTCGGTTTAAACACTATTGTTATCTCATAAATGTTTGCATCTATTACAATGCTGCGGGGAAGGGGACGTTTAAGCTCTTTCGACAAGAACAAGTGAGATCTGACAACATCCTTCGATGCTTCAACAACCTCATCCATCTCCTTCTTAGATATGCTGGATAAGGGGTAGATTTCCACTAGTTCTCCATTATAGTCGAGTCTTGCAACTACTATTCTCAAAACAACCCCTAATGCTTATCAAACCATTAATGTTTAAAAACCGGCGGACTCTAACAGCTTTTTCAACTCTCCTATAAGCCTGGTCAATGATTCCAGCTTGTTCATTAAATCCTGGTTCTTGGATGAAAGAGCTTTGTTCTGCTCGCTTAGATCAATTATTAGTTTTTCCTTCTCACTAATCAAGGATTCGAGTTCCACTATTCGCTTCCTAGCCTCTTCTAACTGGGATTTGAGCATTGTGTTCTCCCTCCTTGCCTCCTCTAGCTCAGCCTCCAGCTTCTTCACCCTCTCCTCCTCGATTTTGAACCCGCTTACAAACGGGAACGAGAGCTTCAACTCCCCGGCTTTCAGCTTCTCATATGTTTCCGCCACCAGTTTTCCAGCCTTAGTCTTCCCTGATAGGTGAGACCTAATGGTTGTCTCGCTCCTACCCAGTTCCTCGGCTATTTGAGGCACCATCATCCCCGCCTTGCTCCTGGCCAGCGCTGATGCAGCAATAGCCAGGCTGTCAACCCATGTAGCCCTCTCAACAGGGTCTTTTAACAGCTCCACTATCTCTGGGCGGAACAATGTCCCTATGATTAAAGCGGTCTCCAACTGCTGAATCTCCTTCTTCCCCACCGGCTTCACTGGAATATTGGACAGGTCTACAATTACCTCC
This region of Thermosphaera aggregans genomic DNA includes:
- a CDS encoding TatD family hydrolase, with the protein product MLIDMHVHCNELKDLDHYSGSHLFACVAEDVETSKATIELSRRFHFIKPCVGIHPWNIARSSVEEARSLMEIAVSNNIECLGEVGLDSRFVPETLPRQREVFKIFLDYAREYDLVLNLHTAGTHREVFQMLKTWRVEKAYFHWYTGPEDLIKELIDSGYFIGVNPSWKIQEKHYRIISKTPLSNLLTESDAPYQYKSLSLNPELISDSLDLLARLHNLDREIVEEKIEENFRRLFTR
- a CDS encoding transcriptional regulator → MSEPIQEARRPVEVIVDLSNIPVKPVGKKEIQQLETALIIGTLFRPEIVELLKDPVERATWVDSLAIAASALARSKAGMMVPQIAEELGRSETTIRSHLSGKTKAGKLVAETYEKLKAGELKLSFPFVSGFKIEEERVKKLEAELEEARRENTMLKSQLEEARKRIVELESLISEKEKLIIDLSEQNKALSSKNQDLMNKLESLTRLIGELKKLLESAGF